From Oceanidesulfovibrio indonesiensis, the proteins below share one genomic window:
- a CDS encoding YhcH/YjgK/YiaL family protein, whose protein sequence is ENRPEVHRRYLDIQFLAWGEEKIGIAIDTGNNEISESLLEQRDIIFYHDSENELFIDMIPGSYALFFPQDVHRPACIKNKETTIRKIVVKVAISELD, encoded by the coding sequence CGAAAACCGGCCGGAAGTGCATCGCCGTTATCTGGATATACAGTTCCTGGCCTGGGGTGAAGAGAAAATCGGTATCGCGATTGATACCGGCAATAACGAAATAAGCGAATCACTGCTGGAACAGCGCGATATTATTTTTTATCACGACAGTGAAAACGAATTGTTTATCGACATGATTCCCGGCAGCTATGCCCTATTTTTCCCGCAGGATGTGCACCGTCCTGCCTGTATTAAAAACAAGGAAACCACAATTCGTAAAATTGTGGTGAAAGTGGCAATCAGCGAATTAGATTAA